The genomic DNA TTAACACAtcaaacaatgaaacaaagatgTGACTGTGATGAAAGCATATGTGGACTCACTTGTTGACCATGTCCCTCTTTTTTAAGATCCTGTAGACCTCCACCGAGGTCTGCGGACCCTGAAGCTTCTGGCCGTTGAGCatttcctcctccagctgagcGATGGACTGCATGAGCAAACATAAAAGCGTGTGCTGAGCAACTGCATATATTGACAAAAAGGGCACGCGGACACATGTCTATTGTGTTGACAGCAGTATACTTTTCAGGGCTGCCCCGGATACCATTTCACGTCTCCACACTCGCTAAACAGAGCTGAAGCCCTGCAAGCAGCAGACGAGCAAGATTGCTTCTAACATAGCAACAAAGTCACCATGGAGGCAACAATGAGGTGAACCGAGCCGTGATGATCACTGCCGTGAGTGAGAGGGATGCAAGGGCTACCCTGCAAATATTTGGTTACAGCCCTAACACGttttccttcactgcatccatgaccCAAATCGAAGATAGCATGTGCACGCTACCTCCGTGCACACTTCAATTATTCATCAAGTAAACCTGATAGGGCCACTTTTCCTCAAGTTAAAAATGCTGTAGCCCAATTTGAAATCTAAAAACAAGTCTTGGACCCATGggcatcaccaaatgctgtgtttcctcctttgAGTCTTCACTGCACTGCTTCTGTGCAGCTCTCTGTCTTCAGTTTAACTGACAAGCATGCTCTGTTCAGTTGAGATCAGGGTGACTATTGaaaaatatcccatttctttgtgtTGAGAAACTCGTTTCTGGAGTTTGTTTCAGGTAATtgtccatttgcactgtgaagtgctgtgtgaccagttttgcagcatttgtctgaatctgagcagagagcacAGCTCTGTACACTTCACAGGTCATCccgctgcttctatcagcagtcacaccatcaataaacactagtgacccggCTCCAGTGGCAGCCATATGTGCCTTGCCATGACATCACCTCcatcatgtttgacagatgatgtggtctgcttcagctgtttctctccATCCCCCATACTtttttcttcccatcattctggtacaagttcatcttggtttcatctacCCAAAGAACGTCTTCTAGACGTTTCCTCCCAAAGTCTAATCTGcccttcctgttcttgagtgtaagcAGTAGTTTGCACCTTGCACCAAactctctgtatttccatttaggCGTCTCTTAATTGgtgagtgttcttgacttggttagatagTGTGATGTCATTTACACTGACATCTCTTTTAAACTCATAGGAagttccagtgaacagctaccaaatgcaagtACAAAACGATGAATGTATGACTCACCTTGGATGTTCTGGCGAAGGCCTCTGCGACCTTACGATTTCGTCCTCCGTAGCAGGTGGTGATGAGGTCGGCCACGCCGCAGCTTTCCAGGAAGGTTGTAGAGCTCACTTGGCCTTTGCAAAAAATCTTGGCAAAGGCCACCATTTCCATCAGGCCCAGCCTGATCACCGCCGCTTTGGTGTTGTCGCCGCAGTCGAGGCCGTCACAGAATCCGGCGCCTACTGCCACAATATTCTAGCAACACACAAGGGGGAGGTGCAACCATTTTACCTTTTTTACTTTATAGGAGAAGAGTTTTTAACTATGGCAACATCTCTTTACCTTTAAGGCTCCACAGAGCTCCACTGTGTCACTCTCCGGTACGACAGTGATGCGAAAGTTGGGAGTCTGCATCAGTTCCTTGAAGATTTGACCGTTTGCACGATTTCTCGCTCCTGCGTTCAATTTGGTTTATTAAACAAAGAGAGAATCTAGCTTAAATTATTTTAGCAACACTGATCACcacaaaataaccaaaaaaaaaagtgtatctAACCGATAGTGGTTTCACAGAACTTCTCATCCGCCACCTCGTTGGCAATGTTGGCTCCCATCAGGACGCTGACCTCAATCTGTAGTTTTTCTCGGATGATGTCTGAGATCAGCGTCAGGCCGTCAGGTCCCTCATCGACGCCCTGGATGACAATAATCAGTACATTTCTTGgctatatagatatataaatcATAACCTCTAGCCTGAGTTGGCTGCTGGCCTTGAGGTGATGTGACACATACAGTATTGCTCAACTACAACATCTCGTGATGGTGCAACCACAGGAAAATAAGCAGCAATGATCAGGTGACTATTTCCCTTTTTTGCTGTCAGTAAATGTGACAAGAACTGTCACAGGATCTTACTTTGATGAGCGATATCCCAATAGCTCCCTCTGCAATGTGAGGTTTCATCTGATCACAGAGTTTCCTGATGAACTGGTGCGGGATTACAAAGACGAGGACCGCTGCTCCCTTAACGGCTTCTGTGATGTCTGGAACGGCCACCTAGAGGCAACCACAACAAAGTTAGTCCTCATTGGAACTAAATCATACAGCGGCAGGGTGCAGGAcacctgctgtttaaaaacCACATGATCAGACCTTCTTTCATTCAAACAAATActaattggataagcggaagaaaatggatggagatCCAAAGCCTTGATATGTACTATCTGGGGATAAATAAAGATAGAATTGTACCTTTTTATAAAAATAACGTTAGTATTAATAGATTTTATAGCAGATGAAGGTAATAAACATTACACAAGTGCATaagtttgaattcattttggattttctctgatcacacagggtcaaaagtatacatgcaggctcaaatatatactaACACCTCCAACTAATATTTGGCTAAATGTcacttagcaagttgcacctcgatCAGATGCtattggtagccatcaacaagcttctgacataattctggctggatatttgatcactctttgcagaattggtagagttcatttaaattggttggtttcctggcacagacccagCTTTTAAGTTTAGTCCACAAAtattcagtcaggttgaggtcggGACTTTGAGAAGGCTTTCCAGAAGCTTAacgttagcctgctttatccattccaaaaccagttctgatgtgtgtttgagaacattgtcctgttggaacacccaactgTGTCCGAGT from Archocentrus centrarchus isolate MPI-CPG fArcCen1 chromosome 2, fArcCen1, whole genome shotgun sequence includes the following:
- the gpd1c gene encoding glycerol-3-phosphate dehydrogenase 1c, with product MPGKKVCIVGSGNWGSAIAKIIGHNVKASNRFDPMVNMWVYEEVIDGKKLTEIINTEHENVKYLQGHKLPKNVVAVPDITEAVKGAAVLVFVIPHQFIRKLCDQMKPHIAEGAIGISLIKGVDEGPDGLTLISDIIREKLQIEVSVLMGANIANEVADEKFCETTIGARNRANGQIFKELMQTPNFRITVVPESDTVELCGALKNIVAVGAGFCDGLDCGDNTKAAVIRLGLMEMVAFAKIFCKGQVSSTTFLESCGVADLITTCYGGRNRKVAEAFARTSKSIAQLEEEMLNGQKLQGPQTSVEVYRILKKRDMVNKFPLFTAVYQICFEGKQVKEFITCLQNHPEHM